A window of Chaetodon trifascialis isolate fChaTrf1 chromosome 3, fChaTrf1.hap1, whole genome shotgun sequence genomic DNA:
ACTGCTGTGTATAAATGTCTGTGCAGACTGAACACTGCTTAATTAAGTTATACACCTTATACTTAGGAGACGTGTCGACTTTGGAGATGGAGTTTATTTTTGCCTCTTGAGAAATTACACGTTACTTCAGTGTTGGCATTGTATACGTCTTAagtgattttgtatttttaatatagTTTTTAAGTCATTCTAATTTGCTCTTGTATCACAGTGTACAGCATTAGTTCATTTTagtattattttctgttgttacaTAAAAAAGGAGAATAAGGAAACTCATCTGTGTGATGTAAACttattttgtttacatttgatCTGTTGCTGTTGGAGGAATTAAGTTAAGTTAATTACGCATCCCCATAGTAGGATAAATCACGAGTGTAAGGAGAAAAGAGTGTGGAGTGAATGAGAATTTCAAACATATGAAATTGTGGCTGATTTCTTTGAATGGTGTTAAAATCTatgcactgacactgacagttcAACATGTGTAACTGCAACTGCAACTTACTGACTTAAACTAAGAACAGGAAAACTTGAATGTACCAAAGAAGGACTAAACTTTGTCACGCTTCAGGAACACCTCCTTCAAAAGGAattacagacactgaaaactgtTCATTAAGAAGTTGTCTAAGTGGTCTAAGTTTTGCATATTTCATATGGATCATACAAATGGTCTAAATACTGAAATATTGTGTATGAGCATGATTTATGTCCGAGCTTTCTGTGAAACTATTTGAGTGCAGCAAATAGCCCCCCCCGCCACCTGGCCGAGTGCAGGGTGTGTCACCACTTATCATCAGGCAATCTCTCCCTACCTGTTTTACAGGATCAGTCACTCCTGCATTCTGAGCCGGAGGCGTGTAGGCTGAGGCGGAGGCGAGGCTGGACAGCAGAAGTGAAAGGACAGGTTGTGGCTCAGGAGGACCCTCCCCCTCGCTCAGCACAGCCATAAAAGCAGGCACTGTCTACAGTCAGACACTCAGAGGGACTTGGCTCTCCTTTTGATACCTGCACATCTTCAGTTCTCCTCTGCTCAGGCTTTACAACCTCAACAACTGCAAACATGATCAGGAAGGCACAGTCAGTCTCAAACTACAGCACCAGGAGGTCCTTTGCTGgaccaagcagcagcaccaccgTAACAAGAACCAGCATTGGTGGCTACGGCGCTGGCTATGGCGCTGGCTATGGCGCTGGCTATAGCTCCAGTGCTAGCAGtgctggttttggttttggtgcATCTTCACTCAGTGGTGGTTCTCTTGCCTATGGCATGTCTTCTGGCCAGTCAGCCGGCCAGTTCATTGCACCGATCACAGCTGTCCAAGTCAACAAGAGCCTGCTGGCCCCCCTGAACCTGGAAATTGACCCCACCATCCAGGCTGTCCGCACCCAGGAGAAGGAGCAGATCAAGACCCTCAACAACCGCTTCGCTTCCTTCATCGACAAGGTTGGTTCCTGAGCTCTATGTAGTCTATGTGGTGTTCTTCTTATGTGCAATTTACTGTAGGCCTCATAATCGTAGTATTGACTACCTGCATGTTCTACCTGAGCAACATTTACTGCTAACAGCTGTCAAAAGTGAATCATCTTATTTTGTTCTTCAACCTgtcatttaaaagaaatgcCTAGAGAGTTAAAGCTTAAGCTTCTAGTACAGTAAAAGCAATCTACTTTTAGATGCTCACTAGACAATAACGGgttctttaaaatgacaaaacagacaaagcaaGAGAGCTATGAACCTTATCTCTGTGATGTACGATCCATCAATGAGTTGTAGCCTCTGGGAATAGGAAAGCTTCTAAAAACCTAAGGTCAGCCATTGATCATGACACATTCTTCCATCCAAAATCTACCTAACCTAACACCTGGCCTGTAGCCCTGCCTGAGTCAGTGGCAGCCTCTCTGCCCACTATGTAAACATAGGTGGGGATTATATTCCAGTGACATGCCCATACCTTGCATGGGACACTAGCAGAGAAGATAGGGATGTGCTCTATCTGTGCCATGCCCATGGAGTCCAAAGTTTGTCACTGTGGCACATTGCTCTTATCACCTGGTTGTTATAGGCAACAAGAATGCTAAGTGCAGAGCACTACATCAactttcacttgtttttttataacacagtcacacatctgCATGCATTATAAGTTTCCACCCATATAAAAACTCCCCAAACAAAGCACTCATCCTGTGTTACTTCACTGCTTTGTCTTCTGCGGCTTATCTGCCACacctagttttttttttatggctgGACTGACTGTGTGGCCTTCATAGCTCAACAGAGCCTGCAGGATGAGTCATAGCCAAAGTAGAGACATAAGAAACACTTACACATGTTGGTGAAACATTTGAATGGAACATACCATATTATTTGTTGTAAGAAATGAATTGCTCAGAAGTTCCCTTTTTCATCCTTCAGTGTTAAAACTGCTGGAACAGCAAGCAAATATAAACCGCCATGAGTTACAGTTGTTGTGACATGGGTGGGGCAATTCAGATACAGTATGCAGCTATCTAATCAGTCCTGTAGTAAAGGTGCGGCATTTAAAAGCCTGACACAAAAGTGACACACCCTTCAAATCCCTTTTGCACTGATCCTTCCCTTTAAATATTCTAAGAATTTTTTGATTCATACTTGGACTTAAAAGCAATCAGCCTGGCGACATTTAGATGCTATTGTATATTGAAAATGCTCTTTAAAACAACACCTGACAATCCTCCCTGACTTTGTTTCTCCACAGGTCCGTTTCCTGGAGCAGCAGAACAAGATGCTGGAGACCAAATGGagcctcctgcaggagcagacCACCACCCGCTCCAACATCGACGCCATGTTTGAGGCCTACATCGCCAACCTGCGCAGGCAGCTCGATGGCATGGGCAATGAGAAGATCAAGCTGGAGGGAGAGCTGAAGAACATGCAGGGCTTGGTTGAAGACTTCAAGAAGAAGTGAGTTTTTGCATCACATGGTCACTAATTATAGCATACACCTGATGTTCAAAATGGAGCAAATGGACTAAAGCATTGCCTTGCGTTCAGGTACGAAGATGAAATCAACAAacgtgcagctgcagagaacGAGTTTGTTCTCCTGAAgaaggtgaagatgaagattctttttttttcaatcatgAGGTTTAATAGAATGTTGTCAGTTATATAATTTCCTGCTTGtacattattttctttccaGGATGTCGATGCTGCCTACATGCACAAGGTGGAGCTGGAAGCCAGGGCTGATGCTCTTCAGGATGAGATCAACTTCCTCAGGGCCGTCTATGAGGCTGTATGTATCTGTAATCTTTAATTAAATTTAGTTAGAGTTAAATTTGATAATCATCTGTAAATCagctaaaaagacaaagagtTAACTGTTGTATGACAATAATTGGTCCTGTAGGAACTTCGTGAGCTGCAGAGCCAGATCAAGGACACCTCTGTCATCGTGGAAATGGACAACAGACGTAGCCTGGACATGGACTCTGTTGTGGCTGAAGTGCGTGCTCAGTACGAGGACATCGCCAACCGCAGCAGGGCTGAAGCAGAGGCCTGGTACAAACAGAAGGTGAGtgtgaagcaaaaaaaaaaggttttatatACACTTGCAACACCTCTTCCAACCTTCTGGATCATGTTCTTGATGCACCTTGTTGTATTTTTCATATTAGTTtgaggagatgcagagcactGCAGGACAGTACGGGGAGGACCTGCGCTCAACCAAGGCTGAGATTGCTGAGCTGAACCGCATGATCGCACGTCTTCAGAATGAGATTGAGGCTGTCAAGGCACAGGTATATTTCAACAGCTTCTCGTGAACGATGCATTATTCCTGACACACTTTATCGTatcagagaatttttaaacaaTCTGTGTACATAATTTTGAGTACATAACAAGCATATCATTTTCAACAGAGGGTCAGCCTTGAGGCCCAGATCGCAGAGGCTGAGGAGCGCGGTGAGCTGGCAGTGAAGGATGCCAAGCTCCGCATCAGGGAACTGGAGGAGGCCCTCCAGAGAGCCAAGCAGGACATGGCCCGCCAGGTGCGCGAATACCAGGAGCTGATGAACGTCAAGCTTGCCCTGGACATTGAAATCGCCACCTACAGGAAActgctggagggagaggagaccAGGTGGGataaatttgaatattttatgtGGTTTTCATGGCCGCAGCATTAGCCTCAAGTCTGAATTAAGCATTAACTCTTCATTATTCCACCATTAGAATTTCCAGTGGAGGAAGCAACGCAACAATCATTGTGCAGCAGAGCTCTGGAGGTAGAATTAAGTTTCAGATTTTAAACATTATCACTATAAATGATACCGGAACCAACAGCTCACACTGACAGATGGATAAATGACAACACGtacctgtttttttgttttctgttttaggATCACTCCAGTCCAGCTCCAGCGGGGGATTCAGCTACGGTGGAAGCAGTAGCTACGGTGGAAGCAGTAGCTTCAGTGGAAGCAGTGGTTATGGTGGTTATGGAGCTTCAGCTGTCTCCAAGTCCACAGTATCGGCAATCAGTTCCAGGAGAGCCATTTAAAAAGGAGAGCCATCCCTCTTCCCCTTCAGAAACTCTTGATTTTGATCTGAACCTGTACCCTGTCATGGTGCTATGCAATATGCCAAGCATGTTCAACAAGAGAGCTGAATTTCTGAAGGTAAACATGGTCTTAAACACACAAGGGCAAGATCAATTAGCAAGGcaaagtttgttttctttctgcactGACATCCAAGACATaagaaaaaaaggtaaaaaaaaaaataaatgatggaGTGTTAAAACTAAGCAAGGAAAGCATTTAAAAATCTGTAGTCTATCTTGTCAGCTCAGACACTCTTTGTAGTGTAGTCCACAGATAAAGTGTTCTGAAATGAGATCTTGTTACTGGGCAGGATGCTTTCAGCTGATTCATTCCTACAACTGAGTGCTGATATTAGTAAGGGGAGCAAGTCACTGACCATCAACTGAGTGATCAGAATTTGTGAAATTTATTTTacaaacttgaaaatgtttttttagttCATCTTTAAACTGACTGGTTACTGGTTTGTTATTTTTACTATTCTGCCAAATGATTTCCTGCTTAGTTTTTCCTTTCCTCATATTCAAGATAAAACTATGCTGAAACcagatttattttgtaaaaGCCTTCTTAGCAACATGAGTGATTGATGTTGCAACAAATGATATCAAATACAtctgaataaaataaatctgagaCCTAAAATTCCTTCCCACTCTCATTATTGATGTGtgttaatgaaagtgaaaaaggaGAACACAGCACAGCTTTCTTGGAGCTTACTGGGGTTTTATTGGAGCAACAAAGGTGAATTTTCTACTGAGATTTCACATGGGggcagtgctgtgccatgtttCCCCTACTCACTTCCTGCTTGGCTTTGCGGTGCTCCAGATATGCATCAACAGTTCCGAGTCAACTATACCTTGCCAtttctagaaaaaaaaatcaaaataatgatTCATTAAGGTTTTAAATTACTTATTACTCATTATCTTATCACTCACAGTGAGATCTCACAAAAACAGGGAACGTCTAAATCTCGCAGTGGCTGTAGTATGTTGCACAATAATGCAAATCCTCAATAACCTGCGAAGAGATGAGATTCAGTTGTACATTACTGCAATTCTGAAGAGGTTCTGGCTCTGCCTACATGAAGGATTctctgttaaaaacaaaaaaaacccagctgctctgtgttcacTTGCTCAAATTTTGACAAGCAACTCCTTAAAGTCCCAGAAGGGCTTTACAGCAGTTCACTCCATCACTTTCTAATCTACTGTTGTGCCTTTTATcataagagaag
This region includes:
- the LOC139329179 gene encoding keratin, type II cytoskeletal 8-like, which produces MIRKAQSVSNYSTRRSFAGPSSSTTVTRTSIGGYGAGYGAGYGAGYSSSASSAGFGFGASSLSGGSLAYGMSSGQSAGQFIAPITAVQVNKSLLAPLNLEIDPTIQAVRTQEKEQIKTLNNRFASFIDKVRFLEQQNKMLETKWSLLQEQTTTRSNIDAMFEAYIANLRRQLDGMGNEKIKLEGELKNMQGLVEDFKKKYEDEINKRAAAENEFVLLKKDVDAAYMHKVELEARADALQDEINFLRAVYEAELRELQSQIKDTSVIVEMDNRRSLDMDSVVAEVRAQYEDIANRSRAEAEAWYKQKFEEMQSTAGQYGEDLRSTKAEIAELNRMIARLQNEIEAVKAQRVSLEAQIAEAEERGELAVKDAKLRIRELEEALQRAKQDMARQVREYQELMNVKLALDIEIATYRKLLEGEETRISSGGSNATIIVQQSSGGSLQSSSSGGFSYGGSSSYGGSSSFSGSSGYGGYGASAVSKSTVSAISSRRAI